The following proteins are encoded in a genomic region of Hymenobacter siberiensis:
- a CDS encoding IS4 family transposase has protein sequence MKQRLIAKITTVLQHLPVVRNLARQKFVSQFIIALIKSRNVQFCEVAQHLNDAVKLASNETRIQDFFRETDLNYLVLAQLVLGLLPAQGKLRLCLDRTEWDFGQCQVNILLVTVGQGAFHVPLYWELLDNRSGNSNAADRIALLRVCVQVLGKDRIGLVLGDREFVGHAWFKWLKDNGLPFVMRLPRHHLLTHPSGRRQAITDLGLAVGQTRRFAQCQVDGVWGQVWVKALTDGDFLFLFGNVGLPYMGQLYAKRWTIEQCFQNLKGRSFNLEASHLRCHLKLRKLVALVSLAYAFCLGVGTVADRKSQPIGRKNHGYRAMSLSRHGLNILRQLSRPGTGAAEKLARMVETVLRWFCWQITRYQFTRKIVG, from the coding sequence ATGAAGCAACGCCTCATCGCCAAAATTACGACCGTTTTACAACACCTGCCGGTGGTGCGCAACCTGGCTCGCCAAAAGTTTGTGAGCCAGTTCATTATCGCGCTGATAAAAAGCCGCAACGTCCAATTCTGCGAGGTGGCCCAGCACTTGAACGATGCCGTCAAGTTGGCCTCGAACGAAACCCGGATTCAGGATTTTTTCCGCGAAACGGACCTGAACTATCTGGTGCTGGCGCAGTTAGTACTGGGCCTGCTGCCGGCCCAGGGCAAGCTGCGCCTGTGCCTGGACCGCACGGAGTGGGATTTCGGCCAGTGCCAGGTCAATATCCTACTCGTGACCGTGGGTCAGGGCGCGTTTCACGTGCCCCTCTACTGGGAACTGCTCGACAACCGCAGCGGCAATTCCAACGCGGCTGACCGCATCGCCCTGCTCCGGGTCTGCGTCCAGGTGCTGGGCAAAGACCGGATTGGCCTGGTGCTGGGCGACCGCGAATTCGTGGGCCATGCCTGGTTCAAATGGCTCAAGGACAACGGACTGCCTTTTGTTATGCGTCTACCCCGGCACCACCTGCTCACTCACCCGAGTGGCCGCCGGCAAGCCATTACGGACCTGGGCCTGGCCGTCGGACAGACCCGGCGCTTCGCCCAGTGCCAGGTCGACGGGGTCTGGGGACAGGTCTGGGTCAAGGCCTTGACGGACGGGGATTTCCTCTTTCTTTTTGGCAACGTGGGCCTGCCGTACATGGGGCAGCTCTACGCCAAGCGCTGGACCATCGAGCAGTGCTTTCAGAACCTCAAAGGTCGGAGCTTCAACCTGGAGGCCAGTCACTTGCGCTGCCACCTGAAGTTGCGCAAGCTCGTGGCCCTGGTCAGTCTGGCGTACGCCTTTTGCCTGGGCGTGGGCACGGTAGCCGACCGGAAAAGCCAGCCCATCGGCCGCAAAAACCACGGCTACCGAGCCATGAGCCTTAGCCGACACGGCTTAAATATCCTGCGCCAGCTCAGCCGCCCCGGTACCGGGGCGGCTGAGAAGCTCGCCCGAATGGTGGAAACAGTATTGCGCTGGTTTTGCTGGCAAATTACTCGATATCAATTCACTAGAAAAATAGTAGGGTAG
- a CDS encoding CvfB family protein has protein sequence MASLLLGDYNDLEVARETSIGLYLTSDDGDLLLPEKYVEAGTRVGDIVRVFVYRDSEDRLIATNLRPLALVNSYAGLTVKDHGPAGAFLEWGLEKDLLLPFRNQRRDLRTGERVFVYVYLDEESDRLVASTKWKQFISNEPFQGEPGDAVRIMVADETELGYPIIVNGTHQGLLFHNEVFRPLRLGEQLSGFLRQVRADGKLDVRLQKEGYGEVESATDTLLKAIQAAPGGRLPLGDKSLAEDVYRRVGMSKKVFKKALGALFRQGLVLLEPEATQLK, from the coding sequence ATGGCCAGCCTCCTCCTCGGCGATTACAACGACCTCGAAGTAGCCCGCGAAACCAGCATCGGCCTCTACCTCACCTCCGACGACGGCGACCTGCTGCTGCCCGAAAAGTACGTGGAGGCCGGCACCCGCGTGGGCGACATCGTGCGCGTGTTCGTGTACCGCGACTCGGAAGACCGCCTCATTGCCACCAACCTGCGGCCCCTGGCGCTGGTGAACTCCTACGCCGGCCTCACGGTGAAGGACCACGGCCCGGCCGGCGCCTTCCTGGAGTGGGGCCTGGAAAAAGACCTGCTCCTGCCCTTCCGCAACCAGCGGCGCGACCTGCGCACCGGCGAGCGGGTGTTTGTGTACGTGTACCTCGACGAGGAAAGCGACCGCCTCGTGGCTTCCACCAAGTGGAAGCAGTTCATCAGCAACGAGCCTTTCCAGGGCGAGCCCGGCGACGCGGTGCGCATCATGGTGGCCGACGAAACCGAGCTGGGCTACCCCATCATTGTGAACGGCACGCACCAGGGGCTGCTGTTCCACAACGAAGTATTCCGCCCCCTGCGCCTGGGCGAGCAGCTATCCGGCTTCCTGCGCCAAGTGCGAGCCGATGGCAAGCTCGACGTGCGCCTGCAAAAAGAAGGCTACGGCGAGGTGGAATCGGCGACGGATACGCTGCTCAAAGCCATTCAGGCCGCGCCGGGCGGCCGCCTGCCGCTGGGCGACAAGAGCCTAGCCGAGGACGTGTACCGCCGCGTGGGCATGAGCAAAAAAGTATTTAAGAAGGCCCTGGGGGCACTATTCCGGCAGGGACTAGTGCTACTGGAGCCGGAAGCAACCCAGTTGAAGTAG
- a CDS encoding OmpA family protein: MRDLLTTLQAVAIVGLVASHGHAQTADRKTAVSLFGSAYQYKGSLGEDFWKWDRNAYGPGIGINRYLTPGLDLSLQGSYVVLKGAQSAATYFSNNVLNANLVLKLKLNNGWALKEDARVQPYLLAAPGYVYMSREGKVRGLNVNENKSYFDLFGAAGINFRLSDAVGVFVQTGQHIPLNANIDGEPIRDSDKFDDRYLQYTVGLTIAFGKAKDTDNDGVPDRKDKCPETPAGVAVDPNGCPLDRDADGVPDYQDKCPDEKGLATLEGCPDRDGDGVRDSEDACPDTPGKAELKGCPDADNDGVSDPNDKCPDTPAGTRVDANGCPLVLDQDRDGVLDNVDKCPDTPAGARVDSVGCPLAIDPSLLKLQVPIRFRTNSTVIERSSYPTANRISQAMKTHADYQLRIIGHADSRGTDEYNQGLSVRRAEAVKRYFTNKGVESSRIITEGQGESEPAAPNTTPAGMTKNRRVEFRFEFIPVPVPVPVPTPVL; the protein is encoded by the coding sequence ATGAGAGACCTTTTAACAACTCTTCAAGCCGTTGCCATTGTGGGGCTGGTCGCTTCGCACGGCCACGCCCAAACGGCCGACCGCAAAACGGCCGTCAGCCTGTTCGGCAGCGCCTACCAGTACAAAGGCAGCCTGGGCGAAGACTTCTGGAAGTGGGACCGCAACGCCTATGGCCCCGGCATCGGCATCAACCGCTACCTCACCCCGGGCCTCGACCTGAGCCTGCAGGGCAGCTACGTGGTGCTGAAAGGTGCCCAGAGTGCCGCCACCTACTTCAGCAACAATGTGTTGAATGCCAATCTGGTCCTCAAGCTGAAGCTGAATAACGGCTGGGCCCTGAAGGAAGACGCCCGCGTGCAGCCCTACCTGCTGGCCGCCCCCGGCTACGTGTACATGAGCCGCGAAGGCAAGGTGCGCGGCCTGAACGTGAACGAAAACAAGTCGTACTTCGACCTGTTTGGTGCCGCTGGTATCAACTTCCGGCTTTCTGATGCGGTGGGTGTGTTCGTCCAGACCGGCCAGCACATTCCCCTCAATGCCAACATTGACGGCGAGCCCATCCGCGACAGCGACAAGTTCGATGACCGGTACCTGCAGTACACCGTGGGCCTCACCATCGCCTTCGGCAAAGCCAAGGATACCGACAACGACGGCGTGCCCGACCGCAAGGACAAGTGCCCCGAAACGCCCGCCGGCGTGGCCGTGGACCCCAACGGCTGCCCCCTCGACCGCGACGCCGATGGCGTGCCCGACTACCAGGACAAGTGCCCCGATGAGAAAGGCCTCGCCACCCTCGAAGGCTGCCCCGACCGCGACGGCGATGGCGTGCGCGACAGCGAAGATGCCTGCCCCGATACCCCTGGCAAGGCCGAGCTGAAAGGCTGCCCCGACGCCGACAACGACGGCGTGAGCGACCCCAACGATAAGTGCCCCGACACCCCCGCCGGCACCCGGGTAGATGCCAACGGCTGCCCGCTGGTGCTCGACCAGGACCGCGACGGTGTGCTCGACAACGTGGACAAATGCCCCGACACCCCCGCCGGTGCCCGCGTCGACTCAGTGGGCTGCCCGCTGGCCATCGACCCCAGCTTGCTGAAACTGCAGGTGCCCATCCGGTTCCGCACCAACAGCACGGTTATCGAGCGCAGCTCGTATCCCACGGCCAACCGCATTTCGCAAGCCATGAAGACCCACGCGGACTACCAGTTGCGCATCATTGGCCACGCCGACAGCCGCGGTACCGATGAGTACAACCAGGGCCTTTCCGTGCGCCGTGCCGAAGCTGTGAAACGCTACTTCACCAACAAGGGGGTCGAGTCCAGCCGCATCATCACCGAAGGCCAGGGTGAGAGCGAGCCAGCGGCACCCAACACCACACCCGCCGGCATGACGAAAAACCGCCGGGTCGAATTCCGATTTGAGTTCATTCCCGTTCCCGTTCCCGTTCCCGTTCCCACGCCCGTGCTCTAA
- a CDS encoding MIP/aquaporin family protein, with protein MQPTLRTCLLAEMLGTAILLIFGTGAAVVDAQTHALGHGGVAAAFGLVVFIIIQSLGETSGAHVNPAVTVAFWAMGRFEGRRVLPYVLAQLAGAAIGSGLVKLIATPGSDLGATLPAHDTLQALGIETFLTFWLMLVIFRVTSGSKEVGMLAGLAISVTVALEALVAGPLTGASMNPARSLAPALLSGIWTDWWVYVVGPVAGALLAVAVDARLQLRPAVSALSTSAVAAVAEGEA; from the coding sequence ATGCAGCCAACCCTACGAACCTGCCTGCTGGCCGAAATGCTGGGCACGGCCATTCTACTGATTTTTGGGACCGGCGCGGCCGTAGTCGATGCCCAGACCCACGCGCTGGGGCACGGCGGCGTGGCGGCGGCCTTTGGGCTGGTGGTGTTCATCATCATCCAGAGCCTGGGCGAAACCAGCGGCGCGCACGTGAACCCGGCCGTGACGGTGGCCTTCTGGGCCATGGGCCGGTTTGAGGGGCGGCGGGTGCTGCCCTACGTGCTGGCGCAGCTGGCCGGCGCGGCCATTGGCAGCGGGCTGGTGAAGCTGATTGCCACCCCGGGCTCGGACCTGGGCGCAACGCTGCCGGCCCACGACACCCTGCAGGCGCTGGGCATCGAAACCTTCCTCACCTTCTGGCTCATGCTGGTGATTTTCCGGGTTACCTCGGGCTCCAAGGAAGTGGGTATGCTGGCGGGGCTGGCCATCAGCGTTACGGTGGCGCTGGAGGCGCTGGTGGCCGGGCCCCTCACGGGCGCGAGCATGAACCCGGCCCGCTCGCTGGCCCCGGCCCTGCTCAGCGGTATCTGGACGGACTGGTGGGTGTATGTGGTAGGGCCGGTGGCCGGCGCACTACTGGCCGTGGCCGTAGATGCCAGGCTGCAGCTGCGCCCCGCTGTTTCAGCCCTGAGCACTTCTGCAGTAGCAGCGGTGGCTGAAGGCGAGGCGTGA
- a CDS encoding GNAT family N-acetyltransferase, which produces MTILPLMAEHWPAVRTIYAEGMATGMATGMATGMATFTTELPTWQAWDTGHLPTCRLVATDETGTVLGWVALSPVSGRCVYAGVAEVSVYVAAAARGRGMGPALMKALVAESKQNGLWTLQAGIFPENTASVRLHEAVGFRQVGRRERIGQLRGMWHDTLLLERRSAVVDTTNPTEN; this is translated from the coding sequence ATGACCATTCTTCCCCTCATGGCTGAGCACTGGCCGGCGGTGCGCACCATCTACGCCGAGGGCATGGCCACCGGCATGGCCACCGGCATGGCCACCGGCATGGCCACTTTCACCACCGAACTGCCCACCTGGCAGGCCTGGGATACCGGCCACTTGCCCACCTGCCGCCTCGTAGCTACCGATGAAACGGGCACCGTGCTGGGCTGGGTGGCCCTTTCGCCGGTTTCGGGGCGCTGCGTGTATGCGGGCGTGGCCGAGGTGAGCGTATATGTGGCCGCTGCGGCCCGGGGACGTGGCATGGGGCCGGCCCTGATGAAAGCACTGGTGGCCGAATCGAAACAAAACGGCCTGTGGACTTTGCAGGCCGGCATTTTTCCCGAAAACACGGCCAGCGTGCGACTGCACGAGGCCGTGGGTTTCCGGCAGGTGGGGCGGCGCGAGCGCATCGGCCAGTTGCGCGGTATGTGGCACGACACCCTGCTACTGGAGCGCCGCAGCGCCGTGGTGGACACTACGAACCCAACGGAAAACTAA
- a CDS encoding arsenate reductase ArsC: MPDKKNILVLCTGNSCRSQLLHGYLAQELGERAAVYSAGVEVHGLNPRAVRVMAEDGVDISAHTSNHVDEYAAVPFDYVITVCDHANGVCPVFPSTAKKLHHNFPDPAKATGSEAEIMGQFRSVRDQVKAYARDFVQAEFSG, from the coding sequence ATGCCTGACAAAAAGAACATTCTGGTGCTGTGCACCGGCAACTCCTGCCGCAGCCAGCTGCTGCACGGCTACCTGGCGCAGGAGCTGGGCGAGCGGGCAGCCGTGTACAGCGCGGGCGTGGAAGTGCACGGCCTCAATCCCCGCGCCGTGCGCGTGATGGCCGAGGACGGCGTGGACATTTCGGCCCACACCAGCAACCATGTGGACGAGTACGCCGCCGTGCCCTTCGACTACGTCATCACCGTGTGCGACCATGCCAACGGGGTATGCCCGGTGTTTCCCTCAACGGCCAAAAAGCTGCACCACAATTTCCCCGACCCGGCCAAAGCCACCGGCAGCGAGGCGGAAATAATGGGCCAGTTCCGGAGCGTGCGCGACCAGGTGAAGGCCTATGCCCGGGATTTTGTGCAGGCCGAATTTTCGGGGTGA